In the Scomber japonicus isolate fScoJap1 chromosome 18, fScoJap1.pri, whole genome shotgun sequence genome, one interval contains:
- the mcoln1b gene encoding mucolipin-1b isoform X1: MASSSYTCIHDSATEKDKLLSSVPSYGSHGLLGSGSPRPTDLVGSECCQQHEEVEEEEALRRKLKYFFMSPCDKYHAKGRKPFKLVMQLLKIFIVTVQLVLFGLSNQMVVTFKEENTAAFKHLFLKGYRDNVPQAVHTQEELYSHINFAIEQYLALPQISLGRYAYVLGVGVNGSALSLCQRYYRNGTIDPVNDTFDIDPHVVTDCIGLNPLTYEPAPGNSDYKNFTLKFYKLINVTVDFQLKAINIQTIINNEIPDCYTFAITVVMDNKAHSGKVKITLQNQAYIKECKDPNVSGHAESYARELYDVVVAFVCLVSLLLCGRSILRGILLQHEYVQFFKNRLGRSVSWGDRMEFINGWYLLLMISDIFTIIGSFIKIGIESKTLSSYDVCGILLGTSTLLVWVGVIRYLSFFQKYNILIVTLRAAFPNVIRFCCCAAAIYLGYCFCGWIVLGPYHTKFRSLSMVSECLFSLINGDDMFVTFAEMEQSSALVWIFSQVYLYTFISLFIYMVLSLFIALITGAYDTIMAQTQEQVRVTDLSAFIAECTDTPSSGKFRGPEGSSCSFFCCCDW, translated from the exons ATGGCGTCTTCAAGTTACACCTGCATCCACGACAGCGCCACAG AGAAAGATAAGCTGCTCTCCTCTGTGCCCAGCTATGGGTCCCATGGTCTTCTGGGGAGTGGGAGCCCCCGTCCCACTGATCTGGTGGGCTCTGAGTGTTGCCAGCAGCatgaagaggtggaggaggaggaggccctGAGGAGGAAGCTCAAGTACTTCTTCATGAGCCCTTGTGACAAGTACCACGCCAAGGGTCGCAAGCCTTTCAAGCTGGTCATGCAGCTGCTCAAAATCTTCATTGTTACAGTGCAG TTGGTGCTGTTTGGACTTAGCAACCAGATGGTGGTGACATTTAAAGAGGAAAACACAGCAGCGTTCAAACACCTTTTCCTGAAGGGTTATCGGGACAACGTTCCTCAGGCCGTGCACACACAAGAGGAGCTTTACAGCCACATCAACTTCGCCATAGAGCAG TACCTGGCTCTTCCTCAGATCTCACTGGGACGGTACGCCTACGTGTTAGGTGTGGGTGTTAACGGGAGCGCGCTCTCCCTCTGCCAGAGGTACTACAGGAATGGCACCATCGACCCCGTCAATGACACGTTTGACATTGACCCTCACGTCGTCACCG ATTGTATTGGACTGAATCCCCTGACTTATGAACCTGCTCCAGGAAACAGCGACTACAAGAATTTCACTCTCAAATTTTACAA GCTAATCAATGTAACAGTGGACTTCCAGCTGAAGGCTATCAACATTCAGACCATTATAAACAATGAAATCCCAGACTGCTACACCTTTGCTATCACG GTCGTCATGGATAACAAGGCGCACAGCGGCAAAGTTAAGATCACTCTCCAGAACCAGGCCTACATAAAGGAGTGTAAAGATCCCAACGTGTCTGGACATG CTGAGAGCTACGCTCGGGAGCTCTATGATGTGGTGGTGGCATTCGTTTGTCTGGTGTCTCTGTTGCTGTGTGGGCGCTCCATCCTCAGAGGTATCCTGCTGCAACAT GAGTATGTGCAGTTCTTCAAAAACAGGCTTGGCCGCAGTGTGAGCTGGGGAGACAGAATGGAGTTCATTAACGGCTGGTATCTTCTGCTCATGATCAGTGACATATTCACCATCATCGGCAGCTTCATCAAGATTGGGATTGAATCCAAG ACTTTGTCATCGTATGATGTGTGTGGGATCCTGCTGGGAACCTCCACCCTGCTGGTGTGGGTGGGAGTCATCCGCTACCTCAGCTTCTTTCAGAAATACAAT ATCCTGATTGTTACACTAAGAGCTGCTTTTCCTAATGTCATCCGCTTCTGCTGCTGTGCAGCTGCTATTTATTTGGGATATTGCTTCTGTGGATGGATTGTGCTGGGGCCTTATCATACCAAG TTTCGCTCCCTGTCCATGGTATCCGAGTGCCTGTTTTCTCTGATCAACGGAGACGACATGTTTGTCACGTTCGCCGAGATGGAGCAAAGCAGTGCCCTGGTGTGGATCTTCAGCCAGGTCTACCTTTACACCTTCATCTCCCTCTTCATCTACATGGTGCTGTCCCTCTTCATCGCGCTCATCACCGGAGCCTACGACACCATTATG GCTCAAACACAGGAGCAGGTGCGCGTCACAGACCTGAGCGCCTTCATCGCAGAGTGCACGGACACACCCAGCTCGGGCAAATTCCGCGGTCCTGAAGGGTCGTCATGctccttcttctgctgctgtgactggtga
- the mcoln1b gene encoding mucolipin-1b isoform X2, producing the protein MASSSYTCIHDSATEKDKLLSSVPSYGSHGLLGSGSPRPTDLVGSECCQQHEEVEEEEALRRKLKYFFMSPCDKYHAKGRKPFKLVMQLLKIFIVTVQLVLFGLSNQMVVTFKEENTAAFKHLFLKGYRDNVPQAVHTQEELYSHINFAIEQYLALPQISLGRYAYVLGVGVNGSALSLCQRYYRNGTIDPVNDTFDIDPHVVTDCIGLNPLTYEPAPGNSDYKNFTLKFYKLINVTVDFQLKAINIQTIINNEIPDCYTFAITVVMDNKAHSGKVKITLQNQAYIKECKDPNVSGHAESYARELYDVVVAFVCLVSLLLCGRSILRGILLQHEYVQFFKNRLGRSVSWGDRMEFINGWYLLLMISDIFTIIGSFIKIGIESKTLSSYDVCGILLGTSTLLVWVGVIRYLSFFQKYNILIVTLRAAFPNVIRFCCCAAAIYLGYCFCGWIVLGPYHTKFRSLSMVSECLFSLINGDDMFVTFAEMEQSSALVWIFSQVYLYTFISLFIYMVLSLFIALITGAYDTIMAQTQEQVRVTDLSAFIAECTDTPSSGKFRGPEGSSCSFFCCCD; encoded by the exons ATGGCGTCTTCAAGTTACACCTGCATCCACGACAGCGCCACAG AGAAAGATAAGCTGCTCTCCTCTGTGCCCAGCTATGGGTCCCATGGTCTTCTGGGGAGTGGGAGCCCCCGTCCCACTGATCTGGTGGGCTCTGAGTGTTGCCAGCAGCatgaagaggtggaggaggaggaggccctGAGGAGGAAGCTCAAGTACTTCTTCATGAGCCCTTGTGACAAGTACCACGCCAAGGGTCGCAAGCCTTTCAAGCTGGTCATGCAGCTGCTCAAAATCTTCATTGTTACAGTGCAG TTGGTGCTGTTTGGACTTAGCAACCAGATGGTGGTGACATTTAAAGAGGAAAACACAGCAGCGTTCAAACACCTTTTCCTGAAGGGTTATCGGGACAACGTTCCTCAGGCCGTGCACACACAAGAGGAGCTTTACAGCCACATCAACTTCGCCATAGAGCAG TACCTGGCTCTTCCTCAGATCTCACTGGGACGGTACGCCTACGTGTTAGGTGTGGGTGTTAACGGGAGCGCGCTCTCCCTCTGCCAGAGGTACTACAGGAATGGCACCATCGACCCCGTCAATGACACGTTTGACATTGACCCTCACGTCGTCACCG ATTGTATTGGACTGAATCCCCTGACTTATGAACCTGCTCCAGGAAACAGCGACTACAAGAATTTCACTCTCAAATTTTACAA GCTAATCAATGTAACAGTGGACTTCCAGCTGAAGGCTATCAACATTCAGACCATTATAAACAATGAAATCCCAGACTGCTACACCTTTGCTATCACG GTCGTCATGGATAACAAGGCGCACAGCGGCAAAGTTAAGATCACTCTCCAGAACCAGGCCTACATAAAGGAGTGTAAAGATCCCAACGTGTCTGGACATG CTGAGAGCTACGCTCGGGAGCTCTATGATGTGGTGGTGGCATTCGTTTGTCTGGTGTCTCTGTTGCTGTGTGGGCGCTCCATCCTCAGAGGTATCCTGCTGCAACAT GAGTATGTGCAGTTCTTCAAAAACAGGCTTGGCCGCAGTGTGAGCTGGGGAGACAGAATGGAGTTCATTAACGGCTGGTATCTTCTGCTCATGATCAGTGACATATTCACCATCATCGGCAGCTTCATCAAGATTGGGATTGAATCCAAG ACTTTGTCATCGTATGATGTGTGTGGGATCCTGCTGGGAACCTCCACCCTGCTGGTGTGGGTGGGAGTCATCCGCTACCTCAGCTTCTTTCAGAAATACAAT ATCCTGATTGTTACACTAAGAGCTGCTTTTCCTAATGTCATCCGCTTCTGCTGCTGTGCAGCTGCTATTTATTTGGGATATTGCTTCTGTGGATGGATTGTGCTGGGGCCTTATCATACCAAG TTTCGCTCCCTGTCCATGGTATCCGAGTGCCTGTTTTCTCTGATCAACGGAGACGACATGTTTGTCACGTTCGCCGAGATGGAGCAAAGCAGTGCCCTGGTGTGGATCTTCAGCCAGGTCTACCTTTACACCTTCATCTCCCTCTTCATCTACATGGTGCTGTCCCTCTTCATCGCGCTCATCACCGGAGCCTACGACACCATTATG GCTCAAACACAGGAGCAGGTGCGCGTCACAGACCTGAGCGCCTTCATCGCAGAGTGCACGGACACACCCAGCTCGGGCAAATTCCGCGGTCCTGAAGGGTCGTCATGctccttcttctgctgctgtgactg A